The stretch of DNA ttcttctatacatttctatacatttcttctatacatttcagttttggtagtttccaggaatgcatctatttcttccagattgcctactTTTTTGGCATATTGttgctcataatatattcttataattatttgtatttcttcagtaatggttgtgatttctcctctttcattcgtgattttatttatttgggtcctttcccttttctttttgataagtacGGCCAAggatttatcaatcttattaattctttcaaagaaacagctcttagtctcattgatctgttctactgttctttttgtttctatttcattgatttctgttctaatctttatcatttctcttctcctgctgggtttaagCTTTACTTGTTGTTGTTCCttcaggtgtaaggttaggttgtgtatttggaTCTTTCTTGTTTGTtcagaaaggcttgtattgctatatccttccctcttaaaactgcctttgctgtatcccagagattttgaacagttatcttttcattttcatttgtttccatgaattttaaaaattcttttatttcgTGGTTGGTCCATTCATTCTTTGGTAGGATGCTCTTTAGTCTCCATGCATATGAGTTATTTCCAAacttcctcttgtgattgagttccagtttcagagcgttgtggtctgaaaatacacaggaaatGATCCTAATCTTatggtaccagttgagacctaatttgtgacccaggatgtgatctattctggagaatgttccatgtgcactcaagaagaaagtgtattctgttgctttaggatggaatgctctgaatacatctgtgaagtccatctggtccaatgtgtcattcaaagctcttgtttccttgttgatcttttacttagataatctgtccattgtagtaagtggggtgttaaagtcctctactattattgtattattatcagtgtgtttctttaattttgttattgattGACTTATATAATTGTTTGCTCCCATGTTAGAGGCATAAATACTTACAACTGTTAGAaattcttgttggatagacactttaattatgatatagtgtccttccttaTCTCTTAtagtctttagtttaaaatctaatGTCTGATATAAGGTttgccactccagctttcttttgatgtccattagcatgataaatggttttccacctcCTCACTTATGTATAGAAACACtcactttacaggtaatacaatggcactaatttcatatctctcaatagttaCTCAATAGTTACTCTCTCAATTCTGTTACTcagaatgtaaatgggctaagtgctccaatcaaaagacacagggtagcAGGTTGGATAAAACAGTGAGACCCATTGATATGGGTCAGCAAGAATCTCATTTTAGGACCAAAGACGCCTCTGTTTTTAAAGTGAGGGGGAGAAAACCATGTCTGATTCTTAGCAATGGACCTAGCCTTGCTCAATCTAGAACCTCTGTTAACAGAGATAGTGATCTAAAATGGTCATTCTTACAGAAATGAGGCCAAGAATGGGGCCTCTCAGACTGTCCAGACAAACAGGAGGTTTTCTCCCTCCTAACAGTCTGTATTGGAGATCCCTCTTATCTATTTCCAGAGCAACACAAATGTAATTCCATCCGAGCCCTTGCCTGTCTGTACTGTATCATCTGCTTCCTTGTCATCTTCCCCATGGACTGGAAGTCTTTGATGGTAGGAACTATATTTTGTTTGATGTTATGGCCCAAGGCCCAACATAGTGCCTGATGGGTAATAAGATTCCTTAAATATGTGCTGAATTAAGAGAGAATGGgcaaaaagaaagatgtttataTCTTCTTCCCCACTGTTCTTGTTGGTATGTTTTTATTAaccttttcctttgttccttgtAAGAAAGAATAATTTTGCTAATTAAAGAAGCCTTTGGATTCAGAGTGTGGTGCCTATCCCCTGTATATGTCATAGCATATGGTATCAGGATGTCGGAAAcctatgaattggaaaaaaaaaaaaaacaactatgtaGAAGAGAAACCCAGTGGACACTAAATATTAAATGGCCCTGAGAAAGAAGCACCTCAAACAACAAAACTACTCCTTTAGTATAGGATCTCATAACAGGGACTCACAAACACATTTCTAGCTTGTGATCTTGACAAGTTGGATAAGATGTcagtgcttcaatttccttaattgtaaaatgaaggaaggggagaaagaaagagagagatagagaagcaaaCCACAAGAGatgagaacaaactgagggttgatggaggaaggaaggtgaggaaTGGGCTACAtgagtgatggatattaaggaggacacttgtgatgagcactggatgttacacatacgtgatgaatcattaaattctacacctaaaaccaatgttacactatatattaactaactagaacttaagtaaaaaattaaaataacaaaacaaaaataccaacaaGCTGCACATTTAAAAGCTGTGCATTttgctatatgttaattagacctcaaacttttttagaaaaaaaattgttcttgaTTATCAGAAAGCATTTGGTGggtaagaaaacatttaaattatattttattgatgaaataAGCAAATCTCATCACCTGTGATATCCCATGTGCTCCTCCCACCTTCATTCATGATTCACACCTGATTAACAAGAAGGCTAAAGTTATAAGGGTCTGGAAATTTATCACACCTGATAAAATAGAGTCTGAATAATGATATTAATACAGTTCTtggtcttcaaaaaataataatgttgttACCATTTATTCAGTGCTCACTGTGTGCTGAGGAATATAGGACTCAgcatgcattaactcatttaatctttacaataaccTGAAATATAGGTACTATTTTCtcatattatagatttttttaaacctgagaCACAGTACATTTTCTAAGTTATATTCATTCTAGGCAGATTGGCTCTAGCGCTGAACCTTTTACCACTATACTGTATAGTCTCTCAACAAAGATGGCCATTTTCACTGAAATCCACATTTATATAAGGACTATAACATCATCTTTTTATTGAGAAACATGGGTTTGCTTCTTCCACACTCAGGTCTTCATCTGGTCTCTGGTTTGTACTTCCTAAATATGCGGTATTTGGCAGTTAAACTAAGGCACACACAggacatgacaccaaaaacacgagcaacaaaagcaaaaatagacaagtgggactatatcaagcTAAAAaccttctgtacagcaaaagaaataatcagcaaagtgaaaggcaacttacagaatggggggaaatatttgcaaaccatatattagataaggaattaatatccaaagtacATAAGGCACTCCTAAAACTCAATAGCGAaggaacaacagcaacaacaacaaaactaataATCCAATCAAAGAATAGGCAAAGTATTTGAACAGATATACATAtctgacatacatacatatggctaatgagaatatgaaaagatactcatcatTACTAATTAATGggtaaatgcaaataaaaactacaataagatatcacatcacacattaggatggctattataaaaaaagaagaagaagaagaaaagtattggtgatgatgtggaaaaattggaatgCTTGCATACTGTTGGTGAGAAAGCAAAGTAGTtcagccactttgggaaacagtgtggatatttctcaagaagttaaaaatagaactattatatgattcagcaattccatttatgcatatatattcaaaagaatttgAATTCTGCACTTCCATGTCCATTGAaccattattcacaatatctAAGCTATGGGAACaacttaaatgtttattgatagaggagtggataaagaaaatgtggtctacaCATagagtggaatactattcagccctaaaaaggaagACAATGCTGTCACATGCAccagcatggatgaacctggaggacattgtGCTAcgtgaagtaagccagtcaccGAAAGACACACAGTGCATgtttatatgaggtatctaaaatagttaaaCTCGGTGTCACCTGCCAGCCGCCGGCTCCTGCGCCTGCTCCTCGGCTCCCTGCCCGCTCCAACCAACCATGCCCTCCGCCCTCGCCCGCCCCGCCGGCGCCGCTCTCCGCCGCAGCTTCAGCACCTCGGCCCAGAACAATGCTAAAGTAGCTGTGCTTGGGGCTTCCGGAGGAATTGGGCAGCCCCTTGCGCTGCTTCTCAAGAACAGCCCCTTAGTGAGCCGCCTGACCCTCTACGATGTTGCTCATACACCCGGAGTGGCCGCAGATCTGAGCCACATCGAGACCAGAGCAACCGTGAAAGGCCACCTCGGACCTGAGCAGCTGCCGGATTGCCTCAAAGGCTGCGATGCGGTGGTTATTCCAGCCGGAGTCCCAAGAAAACCAGGCATGACACGGGATGACCTGTTCAGCACCAACGCCTCAATTGTGGCCACCCTGACTGCTGCCTGCGCCCAGCATTGCCCTGAGGCCATGATCTGCATCATTTCAAATCCGGCCAACTCCACCATCCCAATTGCAACGGAGGTTTTCAAGAAACACGGAGCTTACGACCCCAATAAAATCTTCGGGGTGACGACCCTGGACATTGTCAGGGCCAACACTTTCATTGCAGAACTAAAGGGTTTGGATCCCGCGCGAGTCAATGTTCCTGTCATTGGCGGTCATGCGGGGAAGACCATCATCCCCCTGATCTCTCAGTGCGCTCCCAAGGTGGACCTCCCCCAGGACCAGCTGACA from Vulpes vulpes isolate BD-2025 chromosome 3, VulVul3, whole genome shotgun sequence encodes:
- the LOC112916536 gene encoding malate dehydrogenase, mitochondrial-like is translated as MPSALARPAGAALRRSFSTSAQNNAKVAVLGASGGIGQPLALLLKNSPLVSRLTLYDVAHTPGVAADLSHIETRATVKGHLGPEQLPDCLKGCDAVVIPAGVPRKPGMTRDDLFSTNASIVATLTAACAQHCPEAMICIISNPANSTIPIATEVFKKHGAYDPNKIFGVTTLDIVRANTFIAELKGLDPARVNVPVIGGHAGKTIIPLISQCAPKVDLPQDQLTAVTGRTQEAGTEVVKAKAGAGSATLSMAYAGAGFVFSLVDAMNGKEGVVECSFVKSQEADCAYFSTPLLLGKKGIEKNLDIGKISPFEEKMIAEAFPELKASIKKGEEFVKNMK